The following proteins are encoded in a genomic region of Dehalococcoidia bacterium:
- a CDS encoding succinate dehydrogenase/fumarate reductase iron-sulfur subunit, whose translation MKMDAIFRVYRGDASNGEFKEYTVPVEHGMVVLDAMHYIQEHLSPDMAVRWNCKAGKCGSCSAEVNGKPRLMCMFRMDELDLTQPITVRPLQTFPVIKDLVTDVSWNYSVGKRITPFTPRKDTKWRMAGDDIERVKEFRKCIECFLCQNVCHVLRDHDGKEIFVGPRYLLRMAGLEMHPLDDANRLEFIKDAAGIGYCNITKCCTDVCPEGIHITDNAIIPLKERVADEYYDPVRAVLRKLTGKGK comes from the coding sequence ATAAAGATGGACGCCATCTTCCGGGTTTATAGAGGCGATGCCAGCAATGGGGAGTTCAAGGAATATACGGTGCCGGTGGAGCACGGCATGGTAGTCCTGGACGCCATGCACTATATCCAGGAGCACCTGTCTCCCGACATGGCCGTGCGCTGGAACTGCAAGGCGGGCAAGTGCGGCTCGTGCAGCGCCGAGGTCAACGGCAAGCCCAGGCTTATGTGCATGTTCCGCATGGACGAGCTTGACCTGACCCAGCCGATAACCGTTCGCCCGCTGCAGACGTTCCCTGTCATCAAGGACCTGGTGACCGACGTCTCCTGGAACTACTCGGTAGGTAAACGGATCACTCCGTTCACGCCGCGCAAGGATACCAAATGGCGCATGGCCGGGGATGACATCGAGCGAGTGAAGGAGTTCCGCAAGTGCATTGAGTGCTTCCTGTGTCAGAACGTGTGCCATGTGCTGCGTGACCACGACGGGAAGGAAATCTTCGTGGGACCCAGGTATCTGCTTCGGATGGCCGGCCTGGAGATGCACCCCCTGGACGACGCGAACCGCCTGGAGTTCATCAAGGACGCGGCGGGCATTGGCTACTGCAACATCACCAAGTGCTGCACGGATGTCTGCCCTGAAGGTATTCACATTACGGACAACGCCATCATACCCCTGAAGGAGCGTGTGGCGGATGAGTACTACGATCCCGTCCGCGCGGTGCTTCGCAAGTTGACAGGCAAGGGAAAGTAG